The Rhopalosiphum maidis isolate BTI-1 chromosome 2, ASM367621v3, whole genome shotgun sequence genome segment tctgtaaaattaaaaatatgaacacatattatatacaagatatcatttttggttttaaaataatgacaaatatgtgtcgaatataaaaataatatataaatgtctaCACAAATGaatcagataaaaaaaaaatgaatgcttTAAAAGACGTATTTAACAACTCCatccatacaatttttttgcttaatattatattatacatatatgtcgTAGTGGTGCACAATTGAAGACCCTCATTATCTTGTGCAAAGACTTTCAAAGGTAAAGGAAATGGATATTAGGATCGTTTGTAGTTTGAACGTGAAATGatggaaaaacatttttaaggacCTCATATCCCTGGAGCCACGGCTGAGACGTGTTTTGtgcaaaaataagaaaaacttaaataatttggttTAGAATAAACTAGATCGTGGTCGGTGTCGAATAAAGTTTGTCTGTAATGAGACATATCAGGCAATGGGTTTGTGGTGGTGGTGATGGTGTTAGCGTTGACGCACGGGCACACAATACCTTTTGGATCTTTGCAAAATGAAGTTATGCAAGCGCACGTGTGTTtttatatgcgtatatatatgtgtgtgtgtgtgtgtgtgtgtgagagagaGTTCAGTGTCGTAAAACTTTGCAAATAAACTCATAAATACCTATCCGTCTGGCTTGGCTAGTGGATAATTTTCGACGAAAGGTTACATGGAGGTTTCacaaacgaataaaataaactttgccGTTTTCTATTAATCTAGTATAAGgtttatacgtgtatatatatataattttgaaagcaATCGTTTATAGTGTTTCATTCTGATGGCTATTTTCGaattgaatcatttttcgATAATTTTCTGCAAAAGTAGAACATTGTCCGCTTTCAGCGGCTGTTTTTTCAGTAATCGTATGAAAAACGGTTAGAACTCAAGTTCTTGTTatctagaattaaaaaataatatcacaagaatgtagaaaaatattaaaaaaaaaaaaaaaataaaaaatattatattttaataataatagtaaaatattagtattttgcaTTGTTAACATTGGAATATCAAAAGCCGACCGCGacgcaaataaataatgtttgaaaatgtgTAAGAATAAGCTTCATCCGATAGCTTCATCTAGTTATcctttcaaattataataatttgatacaaaaaatatttttgttaatatttttagagatATTGATTGAGtcacattacaataattacttcttgtattttatatacattagtaaataatacgtaattaTAAGTCgcttataatgaaataatgaagaggtaaatatttttctggtaattataatattttaaatttttaaaaagcataCTGCAAAAAGTTACACAAATCaaggtttttgaattatacatatatgtatatattgattactaagttgttttcataattaaatattagcaaatgattaattttaaaataaatatttgacaataattattattattacatttaaataaatatatttttattatttatagacacgtaataatattgttatactaatatttgtgaaaaacctaaaatctgtaataattaacaatgttAAGCTTGCCTTTGTGGTTAAACGTTGAATTACTTACATTGACTAAACCAAAATAAGGAGTGGCaactgacaatttttttaattaggtcGACTCTCATCAAaacatatcataaattaacacTACTTTAAATGAAACGATAGTTAGTACAAGCAGAGAAAAACGCTTAGTTTAAACGTTAAGTTTATATCTAGATGGCTAATGAATTGTAATAGCATGACCTGGAcactattatgaaaaatatttattgatttaaaaagtattatgatGAAAACAACTTACAacgtttattgaataatttaaaaaaaattttattagttataataaagtatacagtgttattaaaatactctgAACTCAAACTAATTAcagttaagtaaaataaaacattttataaaatgttgtgtttttaaaattattgataaatataattgtataatattgttgaattaatacattttataaaaacattagatACCTAcagaaattattacttttttgcaCTAGTCGTACGATgacaatcaaaaaaattggATGACTTTTTCTATGAAGAATAGGAAAACTGGAATCACGCACTTAAACAGTTAGCAAGTTTGATAGCTTAATAACtttttggaaatataattCCATCGAAAACTATATGAATCTTTacttaagaaaaaatacatctttatataatattatataagttatattatgaaagTCATCGAAATGAGATCGTTATTAATTGGTATGCTCGACGAGTACGTGCgattttattatcatcgttttattattgtatttatactaaccattttttcttttttctgaTATGTATAGATACACTTTATTGTTGTCTTGGATTGCgaaagtatatatgtatgcatCCCtcgtataaataaagtttaccTTTTTCAATAAGAAATGTTATTTCAGGCAATAATACGAACGTCGAggaatagaataaataagaaacataataaattaataaacgattaaactcaaaatattctgataagtaatcatattatattcacataaAAGCATATTcctataattatacttgaaaTCATACGGTAGTGCCAGTATTTGGTTTTTGAACGTTTAgaaaataacgatttaaatataatatattgactatTCCTCATATGATCATGAGACATCGCGCGGTCTACAATAAGATAGTCACCCTGTATATATGcgtatgtatacttatattattatgtatactcaaTGTTATGGCCAAATATTATGCGTActacgtatatactataatattgtagtatggCGCTCGGGGTCGATTGATCCACCGCCGTCGAGCCGAGCAGCACTACCAAGCCCAATAAAATCCCCTTTACCGTCTTAATCCGACCATCTGAGCCTAATCTGCTTGATTGCGGTCTCGCATAcacatgtacatatatatatatataaattagtatgtGTTGTCGGAGACGAGATAACACAACCCAGCAACGGCTGCCACACGTGCGCGTAAAACCCTTTGCACACAGCGGCGCACGCGCACAACAACGATCGGTACCTACTACACGACTGCACGCCCACGTCGAACACGTAAGCTTCGGAGGTTAGTCTCGCGATCCAGCAGTAttctaattgtataaataacgaCCGAGCTTGTCGGTGGCGCAAACGATAATATATGTCCTCGGGGGTTGTCCGCCTGTTTAAATAGTCACAGCCGTCGCCCTCACCCCCTCCCATCGAaccgatataataaatatataccttccTGAAAACCATACGTCGTTACTCTCTACACAGAGTCTACAGTATCTGCGTATCGATATTTTatcgatataaattaataagagaCCCGACTCGGGCGGTGTGTTACGCTGCGCGTTTGTTTAGGAATTTTCATTATCGTTTTTCGCGTCGCGTCTATTAGGTGCCGtctacctacgtataataatatgtacgacaGTCGAgtgtacaatatgtatatataaataggtacctaaatactATGCAGCTAGCATACAGCGTTTGTTATACCTTTACCTGTTAGACCGGAAATTTGGAATTCAACTCGTCGCCACCGCCGGCACCGCTGCCAGCGACGACGACCGTCGTGCATAAATCAGACGAAATGGTCGATTGAAACACTTTTGcggactattattattattattattattattataatacacataccaTCACGAGCCAAGAGTCGTTATTACGGTCTATCATTATCACATCCGTTTTATCAGACCTTTATcgcgttttgtttttttttccgcacacaattttaaacttttaaacgaACACCGAATAATTAGAAtcgcaacataataataatttattttacatcgcactatatatatatattttgatatacactatatttgtatatatatatttatttatttatatttagctaCAGTCGAAAGAACTTATGATGTTTACTTCGATTTGTCAGTGCCGTCACCTGTAAATGCATTACTATTTTTGTGACTACCACGACAGACCGTATTGTCATATTGTTAATATCGAGTGAAATACAATTGTGAACCACTGTCGACTGATCAAAGAATTTTTGTTTCTcagtcaaaatataaataattttgatcaaTTGTTAATGTCAATAATTAGTATGGTTATTggctatcaattataaattatttacaatattcggTTTTGAAACTATTACGAACACGTTACTttcaaatcgttatttttttttcatctacagtcacataaaatatgttttgtttgcGTACAATGTTTTTGTAGTAATTGGCATCGGATTCCTAAAATTTGTTCGGAAATcgttattgtgttttataatattatataatataatataatgtactgtCGTCGTTTCACGGCGTAATTGGACCTACCGCCACCACTGTTGTCATTATATAGTGCTTTGGCTGACCTTGGAcgattcatttttcattttaatgaaCATTATTCGTGTCGAGTAATTATACTAATCTACGCGATGATTTTTATACGCTCCGATTAAGAAATTTCCCGCCACTGCGCGTTAAATAACATAACCATTAACCACACGAACCACCTGCCCGTGTATTGTTGATTCAGGgacaataatttagtattaatatcagTGGTAATATTTAgctaattaataagttaagctcatttatataagtaagttcgttagttatttaatataaatgtattatatttttacttaatttatgttaacgttgaacttatttatctattaataattatttactaaactcAAGCAaaactattgtttatattaatacatttttaatttaggaagtttgtaacatttatgtttaataatttaacaaatgttagtaattttaaggttataataaaaataaaataacattataataatagtaataaaaaaggttggttgaattattataatataatgtttagattaagtagtatatacaaatttacttgcagttgcatattgttttttaagtttctaccaaaaaatatacaaaatattatttaaaacgtaacagacaataaaaattatattaatttatagaattcataactattattgtactttcgtaataatagaaatatttgtatcttatatgaatattatagttgtaatgAATAGGACCCATCTTTTGTAAATTCAATACCACGCATTAAATGTCTACCTACTTATCTTATGTCTGATTAATTTAAACGAATCATTAGTTTGTTGTTTACTTCGATTTGATTGTATATCCTTTTTAAATgtcatgtgtattataataacttataaataataactctaTCGTATCGTATACAATcctttattatcaaaaaaacatataacatattacatagatacctaataatattcagtTTAAATACTACACGAATTGTATGAAATAGTAaatccatttaaaatattcgttttaaatattattatcaatgcgTGTATAAATtttcctttaaaataattagatatattatttgtggcGTTAGGTTAGATTAAGTtaggatatattttttgtcacattataattaaatgattttttttatttctaacggTAACCCTCTTCCAACCAAagcacaaaatacaaaataaaaaccgaaataattagatattctcactaaaaaaaaaaaaaaaaactaaacttaTCAGTTGGTGTGACTTAGTCTAAAcggaataaatttaattttgaaaacagatttttattcataaagaaatgtttttaagatcctataatattatattttgagagATTTTCGCAGGAAATTCCTTATTTCCTTTATTGTACCATTCATCCATCAGTTACAAAATTCGTTGCCACGGATAccgataatataattgtttgttttataaaatgtattatactttttctCGCGTATATTCCTATAAGaatcatattacataattgtcATAGCAACATTaaatgaattacattttttagttatgtaCTGTTATTCATCTAATATTTCTACATGCACTATATTTCCATATAGCTGCGAATAAACGACTAtatcacttttattattattatttttttttttttttgaggggaGGAGTGTTATAAGTACGCCTTAAGTTTCATgtagtgtttaaatatttcaaattgagTTTAAATATGATACTTTGATTaagtgataatttatttgtttttctcctaatattatctaatcgtAAAATTTCtgcttttaaataacttagaaAAAACTTAGTTATCTATAacgaatcaataaaattatcaaatattttaataccatgtattatatttttgtaacattGTTCCTTGTAtagtattcataattaatttaccaatacacattcactaatattttaatcagttaTAATACTACGAATACTCTTAATTTTAGTTTCAGtccaaattgtttatttttttacatatttgcaTAAAACTACAGTAAAATATACCCCAGTAATATGACGTTACTATACTTACttgaattttatagtaaaattgcttatagtattatgtaaatacataataatttcaaaaaggaaaattaaaaattgtatatgtttttattggtGCTCTCACTACTTTTTTTGTAGtctgtttttaatatacatttctcTTCTTAAAGCTGTAGTATTCATTCGAACGCCATCTCTATGGGTCTTGTGTGCCGCAGGCCGCGGGAAAGTCGTTAATTCCACTTTGACGTCATTATTCAAATCGATTAAAAGACGGTCGATTGCGCTGTAagtatcgataataatatcaggTAACATtgaaagaaattataattattttttcatttcataaattattttatagttgtctgttaaaaaacaattttagataACGTCAATTTCAGACGTTAGTAAaagaacatatttattttaaaagactccttttaaaaaataataataaaaaaccccACCCATTGTATCTttcttatattcaattataattgaatacgtatttactaatttaatttaagtatacgtgcgcatataatttattagaagaataatattgataaaacgtaatttttcTAACCTCATAACCAAATCCTTTGTTGGTTTCACatcaataagtattttttcctctttattatttgcatataatagttttgttgggtttgaaattaatttaaaattgacagATTCCAACTCTACTTCTTTTCGTTGATCATCCATATCatctgattttaaatatattgtatctgATTTAGGAAATATTTCGTTTGTAACTTCTGTTATGTTATTGATTCCAACACCTTCTCTATGGATTATCTGTGCTTCTGGCCGTGGAAGAGTTGTTAAATTCTCTTTGACGTCGTTATTCAAATcgattaaaatgttgtttacgCTGctgtaattattgataataatatcaagtaaaatagaaaacaattattaatattttttttaatagattagtttatgtttattaataaccaattttatattttaatataaatttcaagcGTGTAAAAAacacgtttattttataaatatcctcttaaaagaaaaattaaaaaaatattaataatcgtaaacacaaaaataaccaattcattatacagtgtatatctattttaatctGATTTTAATCGAATacgtttttactaattaattataaattaagttcacACGTGtagtttactataaataaataatgataatttgtaaattttcaaacCTTATAACTATATCTTTTGTCATTGGTATTGCTatgtcatttaatattttgttatttctgTTATTTGCATATAAAGAACCTGTATATAGCAGATCCTCTTCTTTTTGTTGATCCTCTAGATCATATGATTTTATAGATGTTAtatctgttttaaaaattgtttcattcAGGACCCGTGGTTCAATGGATAATGCCTTACATTCCGCATTGTCTAGATgagaacaatttaaaagttataattaaaattatgaaaaatagaaTTTCAAAGTGATAAAAAAGGTACTTGTGTTTTCCATGTTATCTgtcattttaagtttttatgttcagttgagttattttttaagtattaataatgtgtgaagtaatataaagtattagccaatttttttggaaagcgaattgtttagatttaattgtaaattgtaaacaaaaatattgtcagGGTgatgtacttttttattttcattttgtatatacgaaaaaaatattattatgtattctgttatttttcttgtaaaaaggtattttattataatccatacatatattataatttcaattttcaataagatgttcatttattattgtgaaaatttaatatagttaccaTTTTACCAAGCATATAATAACCGAATTTCCTATAACTTaacatttactttattatgcccgttaataaagtaatgtaatgtattagattaatatattatattttttagtaaaataaataaaggtgGTAAGTACAGTTTTTTATAACGCAttacttacaatatttataatattttttagaatgaaacctctataaaaaaattaaatggttaATATAAAagcacaaattatattttatttagttccttgtctttttttttaataataaacgaattattatctgtcaataataattagtattttattatttgaactagaataacaaaatataaatgtaatactttactatacaaaattatcatgtaATTGAATTCTTACTtccttaaaattattgtacatgaaaatgtatttattgttatttatgtagaataaatattttgatattgtgttaaatttagtCTATAACCCATAATACTTGTATAcatgatttgtatttaaaccTAAATGTTAACAATTTGACAAAACCATaccaattaaatcaattacacattaattattatttacgtattttgaatacaaatgtatttaaaaaagtgtgAGTAAgtgttagatattatttatatgtaataagtgTTTTCTTAGGTTTAAgaacatttaaatcaaatcattTCTGAGTCTGAAAAAatttatgacaaaaataatatcaaaccaATAGATAACCATttgatcaatttaattatcatacaaataaGAAAATCAGTTTGAATATCTTTCgaaaaactatacattatatttagaatGTCCAATGTATGTAAATTGAAGTTATACATATTGGCTCTTTTAACAGATGGAAAAAAATTAGCTCTGTTACAAATCATTCACTCTTCACTACATGatctctaaaaaaaatattattaaaagttatttaactaattacaattattgacTCATCGTAAACAAAAGATATTCTTTGGGTACCTGTTAAACGACTTGTTTCCACTCATGACccttaagtaattatatattatatgtaggcATAACCCAAAAGtgcaaaaaacaatattcttttaacaaactataagcgcaaataaatttaacaaaaataaaatgtattttatcaaaatcatatagtttttaatcaaGCTTTTAcagtagtaatataaaaatgagtttaaaaaaattaaaattaaattacatattagtagttattactactattagtataaatgtataattataatgagtatcttaaatttaagtttgacCTTTGAAGcacataatttttagatattccAAACAGAAAATTTTTTGCTATATACAAGTtccatacttttatattagagTTGACTTTAAAGCTTTGATTTGTAGTTTTTCGTCCATTTGAttgacttttttaattaacttctGCCTAGTGTTCTTTATGCActtcgataaaattataaatttatgggTGCAACAAGTACAATATCGTATcagataatacaatttaatttttgcgcTTTTATCCTACTAGTAAGGTACAAGGGCGTGAAACGAATTTTTTCGATCGAAAAAAGTAGACGATTTGTGCTTTTGGATTTTAACAGTAGGCAGTGATAGtattaactgaaaataaaaaataaatagtattaacactaaaatactaaataccatttattttttcataattatataacctatacatataataattagcaaTGTGCTATTCAAacgtatttaactattattaaatattatataattttaaacaatgaaaaaatataaataaaaaaaatacagaaagtatttgttttcaaacttcttattttgtggttttaacattttcttaaaaataatttctttttatcaAAAGTTAATCTAATGCAAttaatggtatttttaatgatgtcAAACTTtatgagaaatatttataaaattttggattttgaaatattattttattatattataaacaataaaatatattaataagagttgtaattattattcaatgttagaaaaataagacaaacttttaattaattgaatatttaatcgagaaataaccatataaatgtattattagttaaatacgTATCatcaaatatagaaataatactaaaattatattattgaatattttttaaacatttaaaaaaaataaaaattcatattatgaaaGAACTACGCTTTAGATTAATTCAGTAGAGGGTAGTTAGTTTCGGCATAGTAtgtggttatttatttatcttataaaaatatcataacacaGTAATCAACTTATTGCATgcagaaaaatgtaattatgagacttgttttattttagttttaatattttaaaacgaacaAGTATTTTAGTGCGTAAAGCATACTAAACTAACACgacttattatacttaattatttttataagataatgttttcaattcaaattgcaatttattcacttattatgtttgtatccaaggtaatttattaagcatacttaacacattattttcttataatatattttattatatttaaattatattagttacttaaacaaattatacttatattttaaatgtacaagTTTTACATATCAAGTTTTTACAACATCaagaatagtaaaataaaatagagtgcaaaatcataaattgtatttgtttaggAATCAAATATCGCTATAACAAATTTCGAACCTTTGCAATTGAGTTAACCAATGAAATTCACattgatgtttttatattgtaaacatgAAACATACAAAACACAAATACAAACCAAATCGAGTGTTAATCGTTCCAAACACTGCGCAtgttatttcaaacataaataataaaacctagTGAAAGGTTTCGGACACCGTAACGGTGGTCCATGTACCCGTTACTGACATATCCCTTTGAAATTTCTGTATGCTGAAAATAGATATAGTTTtacgtacaaaaaaaaaaagcaggCAAACATTGTTTGTAatgctttatttttatgtatagtaaaattgtttacagaataaattaaaagtgcaGGAAAAATTTTCCTTATAAAAGTTAACAGaacattgtacaaaaaaacGTAACAATTTTGcatggaatattttttatacagttttcAATAACTAACAAACATGATTTAACtttcttattttcttaaataaaatgaaaaaaatattggggttctcataaaataataataaaaaaaaaaattgacaatatatatatagttgtaaCTAGGGGCATTTGGAAATTTTAAGCTATCCACATAAAAGCAATTACTTTTCATTGCATCTCAATAACCGAATTTCaccaggattttttttatgacataaATTAATGTCATATCGCACCTGTCaaacatatactataatataatatgatataacagTTTATATTACCTAGAAGTAGCAATGTGGTATACATTGAGTGAAttacaaactatatataagCAAACAAGTACAaaccaataatttatctattgaaATAACTAAgcagtatacattatacaaatattcatttgacatttttgaaaattacctattatacatcCATATGGTAATAGttctataactattataagcgATAAGCCATCTAATATATAATCCGTATATTATCCCTCTCTCTacctaatttacaataatatcaatgtaGGGAATATAGTAAACGTCTAAAACACTtgtattcttttataaattaagtatgtaATTTGTCGTATGACTCGTTTGCACATGCACGctgaatatatgtatgtacatacattttactgCATAGCaaacaagatattttttaataaagtttacaAATGGCCACGTAGTAAAAACGTCTagaaaaagatttttaaatcctGAACTCGACAgccatattataacattaccaTAGCTATAAGGTACCTGTGTTCAACATTTATCAAACATATAAATAGCTGTAATGTATCCGGTCTCTAGGTATAAACAcgcgtttttaaaaaaatgttcaccgTTTACCTATCAAATTTAGTAcacgtattttataagcaagtACTTGaaactgattatttttattatcattgtattaaatagattcttaattttatgtagataatttatttatgctattaattaattgtgttaTAAGGTTGTTATAATCCGATGtacatatcatttatattatgtaacgtgTGCACTACTATTAGTTGCATTCAAGGCATAGGATACagaaaagataataaattaattactaaattaatcaataagtaTACTATGCgttcaagtatatatatatttatatttaaatttcctgTGCAGTCTATACAAGCATTTCTTAATGGTCGTAGTTGAAAATTCCTTGCAGTagcataatagtaataatgtatattctgTCAAATAGTCttgtttctaatttttaatttactgagTGTAGTGGGTAAGCgtggataataatttttattttaaacaa includes the following:
- the LOC113551034 gene encoding uncharacterized protein LOC113551034 — translated: MTDNMENTNNAECKALSIEPRVLNETIFKTDITSIKSYDLEDQQKEEDLLYTGSLYANNRNNKILNDIAIPMTKDIVISSVNNILIDLNNDVKENLTTLPRPEAQIIHREGVGINNITEVTNEIFPKSDTIYLKSDDMDDQRKEVELESVNFKLISNPTKLLYANNKEEKILIDVKPTKDLVMSAIDRLLIDLNNDVKVELTTFPRPAAHKTHRDGVRMNTTALRREMYIKNRLQKK